A portion of the Actomonas aquatica genome contains these proteins:
- a CDS encoding NUDIX hydrolase — MSDEVKAQRDDEVFDVVNAEDEVIGQATRKAVHTQGLWHRAIHVLVFNRAGEVFLQKRSMAKDMAPGCWDSSCSGHLDAGEDYDVAAVRELEEEIGVTVSFPPKRWIYERPSEATGWEFVWVYHLEHEGPFELHPAEIDEGRWWGVGEVSAAIEAEPEAFAPAFRLLWWRLVGEGKLG; from the coding sequence ATGAGTGACGAAGTAAAGGCCCAGCGTGACGACGAGGTTTTTGATGTGGTGAATGCCGAGGATGAGGTGATCGGGCAGGCCACGCGCAAGGCGGTGCATACGCAGGGGTTGTGGCATCGGGCGATTCACGTGCTGGTGTTTAACCGCGCAGGTGAGGTGTTTTTGCAAAAACGCTCGATGGCGAAGGACATGGCCCCGGGATGTTGGGACTCCTCGTGTTCCGGGCATCTCGATGCCGGGGAGGATTACGATGTGGCGGCGGTGCGGGAGCTGGAGGAGGAGATCGGGGTGACGGTGTCGTTTCCGCCGAAGCGCTGGATCTACGAACGTCCCTCGGAGGCGACGGGCTGGGAGTTCGTGTGGGTTTACCATTTGGAGCACGAAGGACCGTTTGAACTGCATCCGGCGGAAATCGACGAAGGGCGCTGGTGGGGCGTGGGCGAAGTGAGCGCGGCGATTGAGGCGGAGCCGGAGGCCTTCGCGCCCGCGTTCCGGTTGCTGTGGTGGCGGTTGGTGGGCGAGGGGAAGCTGGGATGA
- a CDS encoding heme-dependent oxidative N-demethylase subunit alpha family protein yields MTPPPLAALFPPEDFGFRLTLKRGELRAFFAASDDAPTVLAERRRWLAERPQDSVIEDPESAPAWAELAGAIGVSASEPRALGAQVEPDVVLLRRDEVGAFRVRSGVVVFPTSWALPEKAGLTLAETHDVVPGLNAQIGAAIDRFLDRLKPGAAAMRANWGLAATAELNLHPALGRPRLRADTPLESVWLRVEHQILAALPESGAIVFGIRIALHPWGEVVADATARTGLRRALATMPERVAAYKGLAGIRARLVAELGEA; encoded by the coding sequence GTGACGCCGCCACCGCTCGCCGCGCTGTTTCCGCCGGAGGATTTTGGCTTCCGACTCACGCTCAAGCGGGGCGAGTTGCGGGCGTTTTTCGCCGCTTCGGACGACGCGCCGACGGTGCTCGCGGAGCGGCGCCGTTGGCTGGCGGAACGGCCGCAGGACTCTGTGATCGAGGACCCGGAGAGTGCGCCGGCGTGGGCGGAGTTGGCGGGCGCGATCGGCGTGAGCGCGTCGGAGCCGCGGGCGTTGGGGGCGCAGGTCGAGCCGGACGTGGTGTTGCTGCGGCGCGATGAAGTGGGGGCTTTTCGGGTGCGCAGCGGCGTGGTGGTGTTTCCGACCAGTTGGGCGCTGCCAGAGAAGGCCGGACTGACGCTGGCGGAGACCCATGACGTGGTGCCGGGACTCAACGCGCAGATCGGCGCGGCCATCGACCGTTTCCTCGATCGGCTGAAACCGGGCGCGGCGGCGATGCGCGCCAACTGGGGATTGGCGGCGACGGCGGAGCTGAATTTGCACCCGGCGCTGGGGCGACCGCGCTTGCGGGCCGACACACCGTTGGAGTCGGTGTGGCTGCGCGTGGAGCATCAGATTCTCGCGGCCTTGCCGGAGAGTGGGGCGATCGTGTTTGGCATCCGCATCGCGTTGCATCCGTGGGGCGAAGTGGTGGCCGATGCCACGGCGCGCACAGGCTTGCGGCGGGCGTTGGCCACGATGCCGGAGCGCGTCGCGGCCTACAAAGGACTGGCGGGGATTCGCGCACGTTTGGTGGCGGAGCTGGGGGAGGCGTGA
- a CDS encoding M24 family metallopeptidase, with protein sequence MPKSALLFFDETLRSLDLRYFCGFEVHDPFIAVQVGSKRIGVLNALEYGRALKESSFDQIIPLEELTAAAQEAGVEQPGPSDHIAALAKRLKIASFDVPEDFPSAILVKLLDMGIDLQIIDGAVFPDREIKSDDEAKWIREGNRCASAGFAAAEAMLRASEIKGRRLVYKGKTLTSEMVRTAIQTACIAAGGFPADAIVAGGDQGCDPHCRGSGPLRPHDLIILDIFPRMFKTGYWGDMTRTFLRGEPSDVQRDLVAAVAKAQKAATKAIKAGVYADSVHAESNRVFDELGYKTERTAEGAVGFFHGTGHGLGLAIHESPRLGSVHRKLKKGMVVTVEPGLYYPGLGGCRIEDVVQVTDAKPKKLSSFHYNWVF encoded by the coding sequence GTGCCAAAATCCGCGCTTCTTTTCTTCGACGAAACCCTCCGCTCCCTCGACCTCCGCTACTTCTGCGGCTTCGAGGTGCATGACCCGTTCATTGCCGTCCAGGTCGGCAGCAAACGCATCGGCGTGCTCAACGCCCTCGAATACGGCCGCGCCCTCAAAGAGTCGTCCTTCGACCAAATCATCCCGCTCGAAGAACTGACCGCCGCCGCCCAGGAAGCCGGCGTCGAACAGCCCGGCCCCTCCGATCACATCGCCGCCCTCGCCAAGCGCCTCAAAATCGCCTCCTTCGACGTGCCGGAGGATTTCCCGTCTGCCATTCTGGTGAAGCTCCTCGATATGGGCATCGACCTGCAGATCATCGACGGTGCCGTCTTCCCCGACCGCGAGATCAAGTCCGACGACGAAGCCAAATGGATCCGCGAAGGCAACCGCTGCGCCTCCGCCGGTTTCGCCGCCGCCGAGGCCATGCTGCGCGCCTCCGAAATCAAAGGCCGCCGCCTCGTTTACAAGGGCAAGACGCTCACCAGCGAGATGGTGCGCACCGCCATCCAAACCGCCTGTATCGCCGCCGGCGGTTTCCCGGCCGACGCCATCGTGGCCGGCGGTGACCAGGGTTGTGACCCGCACTGCCGCGGCTCCGGACCGCTCCGTCCGCACGACCTCATCATTCTCGATATCTTCCCGCGCATGTTCAAAACCGGTTACTGGGGCGACATGACCCGCACCTTCCTGCGTGGCGAACCCAGCGACGTCCAACGCGACCTCGTCGCCGCCGTCGCCAAGGCCCAAAAGGCCGCCACCAAAGCCATCAAGGCCGGCGTCTACGCCGACTCCGTGCACGCCGAGTCCAACCGCGTCTTCGATGAACTCGGCTACAAAACCGAACGCACCGCCGAAGGCGCCGTCGGCTTCTTCCACGGCACCGGTCATGGCCTCGGTCTCGCCATTCACGAATCCCCCCGCCTCGGCTCCGTGCACCGCAAGCTCAAGAAGGGCATGGTCGTCACGGTCGAACCGGGCCTCTACTACCCGGGCTTGGGCGGCTGCCGCATCGAGGACGTCGTCCAAGTCACCGACGCCAAACCCAAGAAGCTCTCCAGCTTCCACTACAACTGGGTCTTCTAA
- a CDS encoding TlyA family RNA methyltransferase, with the protein MSSAPKQRLDELLVARDLATSRAQAKGLIMSGRVRHGTTRLDKPGKTYPSDIEIEVEQPPRFVSRGGEKLQGFLAHFDLSLTDAHVLDVGASTGGFTDCALQAGAADVVCIDVGRAQLHAKLRADPRVTNIEKLNARHVTAADLPRADYDAIVMDLSFISLRQVLPAVWPLLAPGGRLIALVKPQFEAGKAEVDKGRGIIRDPAVHEAVLSGIRDFALAELPGATLIGTIDSPIEGTDGNREFLLGLQK; encoded by the coding sequence ATGAGTTCCGCCCCCAAACAACGTCTCGACGAACTCCTCGTCGCCCGCGACCTGGCCACCTCCCGCGCTCAGGCCAAGGGCCTCATCATGAGCGGTCGCGTGCGCCACGGCACCACGCGTCTCGATAAACCGGGCAAGACCTACCCCAGCGACATCGAAATCGAAGTCGAACAACCGCCCCGCTTTGTCAGCCGCGGCGGCGAAAAACTCCAGGGCTTCCTCGCACACTTCGACCTCTCCCTCACCGACGCCCACGTGCTCGATGTCGGCGCCTCCACCGGGGGGTTCACCGACTGCGCCCTCCAGGCCGGTGCCGCCGACGTGGTCTGCATCGATGTCGGCCGCGCCCAGCTCCACGCCAAACTCCGCGCCGACCCCCGCGTCACCAACATCGAAAAACTCAACGCCCGCCACGTCACCGCCGCCGACCTGCCCCGCGCCGACTACGATGCCATCGTGATGGACCTGTCCTTCATCTCCTTGCGCCAGGTGCTCCCCGCCGTATGGCCCCTCCTCGCCCCCGGCGGACGCCTCATCGCCCTCGTCAAACCCCAGTTCGAAGCCGGCAAAGCCGAGGTCGACAAGGGCCGCGGCATCATCCGCGATCCGGCCGTGCACGAGGCCGTGCTCTCCGGTATCCGCGACTTCGCCCTCGCAGAGCTTCCCGGTGCCACCCTCATCGGCACCATCGACTCCCCCATCGAGGGCACCGACGGCAATCGCGAGTTCCTCCTCGGCCTCCAAAAGTAA
- the corA gene encoding magnesium/cobalt transporter CorA translates to MPNDTPSKLSVNPLKGVSRLGRWLMSGLSGANPFTSGAPSPKARPGESPGIESIAGLDEPPDPEAVRVYWCDYTADRIEWHQGTVDEFHASKRPEWSTARWVNVDGLHPYAVNQLRKKYKFHTLTAEDILRTSQRPKMELYENHLFTVVRMMRLEGEVLKQEQVSMLLYERTVITFQEIPGDVWGPIRERLKRAGGRLRSLDTSYLFYALLDAVVDHFYPILETYGLRLEQLEEVVLDDPGPSVQRDIHGVKRELSVLRRVMWPLREVANELQRSETTLIDAEVRTFLRDVYDHALQIMEIVEMHREQAASLNDLYMSAVGNRMNEIMKVLTIMASFFIPITFVAGVYGMNFDYIPELSWRYSYAVFWGACISISGGLAFYFWRRGWIGRK, encoded by the coding sequence GTGCCGAACGATACCCCCTCCAAACTGTCGGTGAATCCACTCAAAGGCGTGAGCCGTCTGGGCCGCTGGTTGATGTCGGGCTTGAGCGGGGCGAATCCCTTTACGAGCGGTGCGCCGTCACCGAAGGCGCGACCCGGCGAATCGCCCGGCATCGAATCGATCGCGGGACTCGATGAACCGCCGGATCCAGAGGCCGTGCGGGTGTATTGGTGCGACTACACGGCCGATCGTATCGAGTGGCATCAGGGCACGGTGGATGAGTTTCATGCGTCCAAGCGGCCGGAGTGGTCGACGGCGCGTTGGGTGAATGTGGATGGCCTGCACCCCTATGCGGTGAATCAGCTGCGCAAAAAGTATAAGTTCCATACGCTGACGGCGGAGGACATCCTGCGCACCTCGCAGCGACCGAAAATGGAGCTCTACGAAAACCACCTTTTCACGGTGGTGCGCATGATGCGGCTGGAAGGGGAGGTGCTGAAACAGGAGCAGGTGAGCATGCTGCTTTACGAGCGCACGGTGATCACGTTTCAGGAGATTCCGGGCGACGTGTGGGGACCGATCCGTGAGCGGTTGAAGCGGGCGGGCGGGCGTCTCCGTTCACTGGATACGTCGTATCTGTTTTACGCGCTGCTGGATGCGGTGGTGGACCATTTTTATCCGATTCTGGAAACCTACGGTCTGCGGCTGGAGCAGTTGGAAGAGGTGGTGTTGGACGATCCGGGGCCTTCGGTGCAGCGCGACATCCACGGCGTGAAGCGAGAGTTGTCGGTGCTGCGGCGGGTGATGTGGCCGTTGCGCGAAGTGGCGAACGAGTTGCAACGCTCGGAGACGACGTTGATCGATGCGGAGGTGCGGACCTTCCTGCGCGACGTTTACGACCATGCGCTCCAGATCATGGAAATCGTGGAGATGCACCGGGAGCAGGCGGCGAGTCTGAACGATTTGTATATGTCGGCGGTGGGCAACCGGATGAACGAGATCATGAAGGTGCTCACCATCATGGCTTCGTTCTTCATCCCGATCACTTTTGTGGCCGGGGTGTATGGGATGAATTTTGACTACATCCCCGAGCTGTCATGGAGATACAGCTACGCCGTGTTCTGGGGGGCGTGTATTTCGATTTCGGGCGGGCTGGCGTTCTACTTCTGGCGGCGGGGGTGGATCGGGCGGAAGTAG
- a CDS encoding DUF192 domain-containing protein, giving the protein MLTACGQTKESETVAPKTVQDWFSISVGDTTVDMQLAMRMTEMQRGLMGRTDLTDRQGMLFLYREPQVLSFWMRNTPTALDIGFFTNDGVLREVYPMYPYDETSVRSFRDDVQYALELKQGGFAELGIKLGDKLDLAALKAAVEARGFRVHDYAGLEDVE; this is encoded by the coding sequence ATGTTGACGGCCTGTGGCCAAACGAAGGAGTCCGAGACCGTGGCACCGAAGACGGTGCAGGATTGGTTTTCGATCTCGGTGGGGGATACGACGGTGGATATGCAGCTCGCCATGCGCATGACCGAGATGCAGCGGGGGCTGATGGGGCGCACCGACCTGACGGACCGCCAGGGCATGTTGTTTCTCTACCGCGAACCGCAGGTGTTGAGTTTCTGGATGCGCAATACGCCGACGGCGCTGGACATCGGTTTCTTCACCAACGACGGTGTGCTGCGCGAGGTGTATCCGATGTATCCCTACGACGAGACGTCGGTGCGCTCCTTCCGCGACGATGTGCAATACGCGCTCGAGTTGAAGCAGGGCGGATTCGCCGAACTCGGCATCAAGCTGGGCGACAAGCTCGACCTGGCCGCGCTCAAGGCGGCGGTGGAAGCACGCGGTTTCCGCGTGCATGACTACGCCGGCTTGGAAGACGTGGAGTGA
- a CDS encoding NAD(+)/NADH kinase, which translates to MTPLRHLAFVINAQKEGAADIAHDLMAIATEAGATVKTTSDYPVADDFLEDCDSCCVIGGDGTLLGVTRAAARSNVPIIGVNRGSLGFLTTFSAEQAREYFADIIAGNYTISERALLDCSSAPGQHDLALNDVLIKDERHSRLVELSLFADDEFVTTYSCDGLIFSSPTGSTAYNLSAGGPLIHPTAETIVLTPICPHTLSNRSIIFRQDVQLRVIPRHSEACLLVAVDGQRNISICEGNPVHITVSDKKLRLINHSTYNHFAVVRQKLGWSGGAIKGC; encoded by the coding sequence ATGACGCCTCTCCGCCATCTCGCCTTTGTCATCAACGCCCAGAAAGAGGGCGCGGCCGACATCGCGCACGACCTCATGGCCATCGCCACCGAGGCCGGTGCCACCGTCAAAACGACCTCCGACTACCCTGTGGCCGACGACTTCCTGGAAGACTGCGATTCCTGCTGCGTGATCGGCGGTGATGGCACCTTGCTTGGCGTCACGCGCGCCGCCGCCCGCTCCAACGTGCCCATCATCGGCGTCAACCGCGGCAGCCTCGGCTTCCTCACCACGTTTTCCGCCGAGCAGGCCCGCGAGTATTTCGCCGATATCATCGCTGGCAACTACACCATCTCCGAGCGCGCCCTGCTCGACTGTTCCTCTGCCCCCGGCCAGCACGACCTCGCCCTCAACGACGTGCTCATCAAAGACGAGCGCCACTCCCGCCTGGTGGAGCTGTCCCTCTTCGCCGACGACGAGTTTGTCACCACCTACTCCTGCGACGGTCTCATCTTTTCCAGCCCCACCGGCTCCACCGCCTACAACCTTTCCGCGGGCGGCCCGCTCATCCACCCCACCGCGGAGACCATCGTGCTCACGCCGATCTGCCCGCACACCTTGAGCAACCGCTCCATCATCTTTCGCCAGGATGTGCAGCTGCGCGTCATCCCCCGCCACAGCGAGGCCTGCCTGCTGGTGGCCGTCGATGGTCAGCGCAACATCAGCATCTGCGAGGGCAACCCGGTGCACATCACGGTATCCGATAAAAAACTACGCCTGATCAACCACTCCACCTACAACCACTTTGCGGTCGTCCGCCAGAAGCTCGGTTGGTCCGGCGGAGCCATCAAAGGCTGCTGA
- a CDS encoding Fpg/Nei family DNA glycosylase: MPELAEVEFYRKRWHLAGAGQRVTKVRVHAGKKTFREAPAASIRRALTGATFTSSETAAKQMAFRFDSGAWLGVHLGMSGELTTAPLGTPAGKHDHLVLDLENVSLVFTDPRMFGGVRFAPGPDAPDWWTRIAPSLLSSAFTRAALTAFLQRRARAPLKAVLLMQERFPGIGNWMADEILWRAALHPAQPAGSLTAAEIKTLYREIRTVCRLALKNIAGAGDLLPHDLNVGIPDTWLFNHRWRNGGICPRTKVHLARAEIGGRTTCWSPARQLLRETTP, encoded by the coding sequence ATGCCCGAACTCGCCGAGGTCGAATTCTACCGCAAGCGCTGGCACCTCGCCGGTGCCGGGCAGCGCGTGACCAAGGTGCGCGTCCACGCCGGCAAAAAGACCTTCCGCGAGGCCCCCGCCGCCAGCATCCGCCGCGCCCTCACCGGCGCGACATTCACCAGCTCCGAGACTGCCGCCAAACAAATGGCCTTCCGCTTCGATTCCGGCGCCTGGCTCGGCGTCCACCTCGGCATGAGCGGCGAGCTCACCACCGCCCCGCTCGGCACTCCCGCCGGCAAACACGACCACCTCGTGCTCGATTTGGAAAACGTCAGCCTCGTGTTCACCGATCCCCGCATGTTCGGCGGCGTGCGTTTCGCGCCGGGCCCCGACGCCCCCGACTGGTGGACCCGCATCGCGCCCTCCCTGCTGTCTTCCGCCTTCACGCGCGCCGCCCTCACCGCCTTTCTCCAACGCCGGGCCCGCGCCCCCCTCAAGGCCGTGCTGCTCATGCAGGAACGTTTCCCCGGCATCGGCAATTGGATGGCCGACGAAATTCTCTGGCGCGCCGCCCTCCATCCGGCGCAGCCCGCCGGTTCTCTCACCGCCGCCGAAATCAAAACCCTCTATCGCGAGATCCGCACCGTTTGCCGGCTCGCGCTCAAAAACATCGCCGGGGCCGGTGACCTGCTGCCGCACGACCTCAACGTCGGCATCCCCGACACCTGGCTCTTCAACCACCGTTGGCGCAACGGCGGCATTTGCCCCCGCACCAAGGTTCACCTCGCCCGCGCCGAAATCGGCGGCCGCACCACCTGCTGGTCCCCCGCCCGCCAACTCCTCCGCGAGACCACGCCATGA